The Chryseobacterium sp. JV274 sequence TCTGTGTCATGGTTATGTATATGGCAGGTGTCAATACTTATTTGTGTTTGATTCTTGGAGGAGTTAGCAGTGGACTTCTTACCGGGCAGACTTTCGCACTGAATAGAAAATACGGGGAACATGGTCTGATGAAAATGGGTGCTCAAAAAAAGCATCCAAAATACATCATCAGTCGAAAGAGTATTTATCGGTATTTGAAATCTAACCGTAAAAGAACAGACGTATGAGAAATTCTTCCAAAGCAGCAACCTTGGAAAGCAAATTTCCACTGCTTGCGATTGAAAATGATTGTATCATTTCAAAGGACGCTGATGTGACCATCTGCTTTAAGGTCAGACTCCCCGAACTGTTTACCGTTGCTTCCGCTGAGTATGAAGCCATCCATTCCGTTTGGTTTAAAGTGATTAAAACATTACCGGATTTCACCATTGTTCACAAACAGGACTGGTTTATCAAAGAAAACTACAATCCTGATTTGTCAAAAGACGACCAGAGTTTTCTTTCCAAATCATTTGAAAGACATTTCAATGAGAGACCCTTTTTAAATCATTACTGCTATCTCTTTATAACGAAAACCAGTAAGGAGAGAATGAGGATGCAGAGCAATTTTTCTTCTCTCTGTAAAGGCAAGCTGATTCCAAAAGAGATTAAAGACAAAGAAATCATTGGTCGTTTTCTTGAAGCGGTCGATCAGCTGGAGCGGATAATGAATGATAGTGGTTATATCCATCTGGAAAGGATGACAGAAGATGAGATAGCAGGAACTTCCGAGAGGTCTGGACTACTGGAACAGTATCTGACTCTATCCCGTGAAACCCATCCGTCATTGCAGGACATCAAATTAGGCTCGGAAGAAATGCGGATTGGTAATAACCGGATTAGTATGCACACCTTATCGGATACTGAGGATTTACCAGGCACAGTTTCATCACATAGTCGGTATGAGAAGTTAAGCACCGACCGCAGTGATTGTCTTCTTTCATTTGCTTCTCCGGTGGGACTTCTGCTCAGTTGCAATCACATTTATAACCAATATCTGTTCATCGACAACAGTGATGAGAACCTTCGCCAGTTTGAAAAATCTGCAAGGAATATGCACTCTTTAGCCAGATATAGTAGAGCCAATCAGATCAATAAGGAATGGATTGAAAAGTATTTAAATGAAGCACATTCTTTCGGGTTACAATCTATCCGCGCTCATTTTAATGTGATGTCATGGTCTGATAATTCTGCTGAGCTCAAACAATTAAAAAATGATACGGGTAGTGCGCTAGCCTTAATGGAATGTAGGCCCCGTCATAATACGACAGATACAGCAACATTATATTGGGCTGGAATTCCCGGTAATGCAGGAGATTTTCCTAGTGAAGAAAGCTTTTACACATTTATTGAACCTGCTTTGTGTTTTTTCACAGAAGAGACCAACTACCAGGATTCACCATCACCTTTTGGGATCAAAATGGCTGACCGCCTAACGGGAAAGCCTATTCATCTGGATATTTCAGATCTGCCGATGAAACAGGGGATTATCACCAATAGAAATAAATTTATCCTCGGACCATCGGGCAGTGGTAAATCATTCTTCACCAACCATATGGTGCGACAGTATTATGAGCAGGGAGCGCATGTCCTTCTTGTAGATACCGGAAATTCCTATCAGGGATTATGTGAACTCATTAAAGGAAAGACCAAAGGAGAGGACGGGGTTTATTTCACTTATACCGAGGACAATCCTATCGCTTTCAATCCATTCTATACTGATGACGGCGTTTTTGACATTGAAAAAAGGGAGAGTATAAAAACCTTGATTCTGACTCTTTGGAAAAGAGACGATGAACCACCAACCCGTTCAGAGGAAGTGGCACTCTCCAATGCAGTCAGCGGATATATCGAAAGAATTAAAACCGATGACCAGCATCCTTCTTTCAATGGATTCTATGAGTACGTCAAAGATGACTATCAGAAAGTATTGGAGCAAAAGAAAGTCAGGGAAAAAGACTTTGATATTGCCAACTTTCTCAATGTGCTGGAACCTTACTATAGAGGAGGAGAGTATGACTATCTGCTCAATTCAGAGAAACAGCTGGACTTATTATCCAAGCGTTTTATTGTCTTTGAAATCGATGCCATTAAAGATCATAAGATTCTGTTCCCTATTGTGACCATTATCATAATGGAAGTCTTCATCAATAAGATGCGAAGACTCAAAGGAGTCAGAAAACTCATCCTCATCGAAGAAGCCTGGAAAGCCATTGCCAAGGAGGGGATGGCTGAGTATATCAAGTACCTGTTCAAGACCGTCAGGAAATTCTTCGGAGAAGCCATTGTAGTAACTCAGGAAGTCGATGATATCATTCAGTCACCGATTGTGAAAGAAAGTATCATTAATAATTCGGATTGTAAGATTCTTCTTGACCAAAGGAAGTATATGAACAAGTTCGATGATATTCAGGCGATGCTGGGATTGACTGATAAAGAAAAGTCCCAGGTGCTGTCGATCAATATGAACAACGATCCGAGAAGGCTGTACAAGGAAGTCTGGATTGGACTGGGTGGAACGCACTCTGCAGTCTATGCCACTGAAGTTTCAACAGAAGAATATCTGGCATATACTACAGAAGAAACGGAAAAGATGGAAGTGATGAATCTTGCATCAGAACTTGATGGGAATGTCGAACATGCCATCAAGAGGATTTCTCTTAGTAGAATCAAATCGAATAGAAAAGACAATTAAATCATTTAAAAATGTACAACAATGAAAAATTTAATCATTAAAACCTTAATGGTAGCATTTTTTGCTGCCATAACCTATACAAAAGCACAATTTGTCGTAACAGACCCCGCAAACCTGGCTTCGGGAATTTTGAACTCAGCCAATGAAATTGTACAGACTTCATCAACGGTATCTAACGTTGTTAAGAACTTCAATGAAGTTAAGAAAGTGTATGAACAGGGTAAGGAGTATTATGACCAGCTGAAAGCCATTAATAATCTGGTCAAAGATGCCAGAAAGGTTCAGCAGACCGTCCTTTTAGTGGGTGATGTTTCTGAGATGTATGTCAACAATTTCGGAAAGATGCTCAATGATCCCAACTTCAATGCTCAAGAATTAGCGTCGATTGCCAATGGTTATTCTGCACTTCTTACCGAGAGTACAGAGCTATTGAAAGAACTGAAAGAGATCATCACCTCTAACGGTCTTTCTCTGAATGATAAAGAAAGGATGGATGTTGTTGACCGGGTTTATAAAGAGGTTAAAGCTTATCATAATCTTGTACGATACTATACCAATAAGAATATTTCGGTTAGTTATCTGAGAGCTAAAAAGCAGAACAATACCCAAAGGGTGTTAGATCTTTACGGAACCTCTAATCAAAAATACTGGTAAGATGGAACCAAGCAACTTACATGAAGTCCTACGTTCCGTTTATGAGGAAATGATGCCGATGTGCGCTGATATGGCTGCTGTGGCAAAAGGGGTCGCAGGATTAGGCGCTTTATTCTATGTAGCACTAAAAGTCTGGCAGTCATTGAGCCGTGCAGAATCGATTGATTTGTTTCCCATGCTGAGACCTTTTGCCATAGGCATCTGCATTATGTTTTTCACCACATTGGTTTTAGGAAGTTTTAATGGGGTAATGAGTCCCATCGTTCAGGGAAGCCATTCAATGCTGGAGAATCAGGTCTTAGATATGAACGAGCTGCAGCAGAAAAAGGATCTTTTAGAACGAGAAGCGATGCTTAGGAATCCGGAGATGGCTTACCTTATTTCAAACGAAGAATTTGACAAGAAGCTGGAAGAGCTCGGATGGTCACCATCGGATCTGGTCACGATGTCCGGAATGTATATTGAACGAGAAATGTTTGCCATCAAGAAAGATATCAGAGATGGTTTTCGTGAATTTCTTGAAATTCTGTTTCAGTCGGCAGCCTTAGTTATTGATACCATCAGAACCTTCTTTCTGATTGTCCTTTCAATATTAGGACCTATCGCATTTGCCATTTCTGTATGGGATGGTTTCCAAACTACTTTAACTCAATGGTTGACGAGATATGTTAGTGTTTATCTATGGCTTCCTGTTGCTGATATATTCAGTGCCATTCTTGCCAAGATACAGGCTTTGATCTTAGAACGGGATATCGAGATGCTCGCAGATCCCACTTTCATTCCCGATACCTCCAATACGGTATACATCATCTATATGGTGATTGGGATCATAGGTTATTTTACGGTGCCAACGGTGACTGGCTGGGTAATTCAGGCAGGAGGCGCCGGCAATTTCATGCGTAATGTAAACCAAACTGCCACGAAATCAGGTAATGTTGCGGGAGCAGCAGTAGGTTCTGCCACAGGAAATATTTCGGGAAGATTATTAAAATAAAAATACAGTTCTATGGAATTTAAAACATTAAGAAATATTGAGAGCAGCTTCAAGCAGATCCGTTTATTTACATTCGTTTTTGCGGTGTTGTGTTTTGGAGTCGTAGGGGTAGTTGTCTTTAAATCCTATCAATTTGCCGAGAAGCAGCGTCAGAAGATCTACGTGCTGGACAACGGCAAATCATTAATGGTCGCGCTATCTCAGGATATGTCGATCAACAGACCTGTGGAAGCAAGAGAGCATGTGAGACGATTTCATGAATTGTTCTTCACCATTGCCCCAGATAAGAATGCTATTGAAAGTAATGTAAAAAGGGCTTTCAATTTGGCTGATCAATCTGCATTCAATTACTATAAAGACCTTCAGGAAAAAGGGTACTATAACAGAATAATTTCCGGTAATATCCAGCAGAGAGTTGAGGTAGATAGTGTCGTTGCCAACTTTGACACTTACCCTTATGATGTTAAAACATACGCACGACAGTTTATAATCAGGTCCAGCAATCTTACCATCAGAAATTTAGTCACTAATTGTTCACTGGTTAATTCTGTACGGTCTGACAGCAATCCTCAGGGATTTATCATTGAAAAATTCAACGTGCTTGAAAATAGAGATGTCGAAACTGTTGAACGCTAATAAGACCGATATGAAAAAACTAAGAGATACACTCGAAAATTATGTTGCAAAGATTGATACACACTGGAAATCTCTTCCGGTAGAGCGACAAAAATTCCTGACCAAGGTTTTCTTTAGTGGTTATGTTTTGATAACCGTCATCGTCATTGTCAATATCTGTATTTCTACAGGTCAAAGAAGTAATACCATTTCTATTAATCATATTGACGGCATTTCTAAGAAACTTATCGAAAAAAGATCGACGCATAATGAAATAGTAAACTCATCTACTAAAAAATAGGATATGAAAGATTCAGAGAAAATTAGAGTGACAGAAAATGATCTCTCCCAAAATTCTAACGGAGTGAATGATCATCCCAAGGCTCAATGGGAAAGATTAAAGAAACCTTTCATCTACTTTTTGATGACTGCTGTATGTGCATCATGCTTTTACCTCATTTTTAAACCAAAAGCCAACAATACGATTATTGAAGAGGATGGTTTTAATACAGCTATTCCACAGGCAAAAGACGGTCAATTGCAGTCTGATAAGCAAAAGGCTTATGAGCAGCAGCTATTGGAGCAAAAGAATGAAGAAAAAAGAAATGCTGTAACCACCTTATCCGATTATTGGAATGACCAAAGTGATTCAAATTCAAATAACAATCCATCAAGTGTAACGGCTAGAACGAGGATTCTTCAGCAATCAGATCAGAATGCCGTGAACAGCTATCGTAATGCTCAACAGACCTTGAGTTCATTTTATGGTCGGGATGATCAGGAAGTCAATAATCTGAGGAAAGAAATTTCAAGATTAAAGAATGAAGCCATGCAGAACAATACTGCTCCTGCGGGTCTTGGAATGAACGATCAATTAGAACTCATGGAAAAATCATATCAGATGGCAGCTAAATACCTTCCAACGACTTCAAAACAGGAAGAGCTGGCCCCAAAAGAAGAGGTGGAAATACCAACTGAAAAGAAGATTAAATTGACTTTAGCAAAACCAGCACATCCCACTATTGTTTCTTCATTGTACAGAGAACCAGCAGACAGTGCCTTTATTGCAGGTTTAAATCAGAATAGATTTTACGACAGTCAAAATGATTCAGAAAACTCGGTTCAAACAAAAAACGCAATAAGAGGTGTGGTCTATGAAACTAAGACTTTGGTCAACGAAAGTACATTATCTATAAGGCTTTCAGAAGCGATAAAAGTCGGACGAGCTGAAATTCCAATTGGGAGTTTACTGATTGCAGTAAGCAAATTTCAGGGTGGGAGGCTTCAGTTAAAAATATCTTCCATTCAATCTCAAGGTAAGATCTATCCTGTAGAAATCAATGTTTATGACACTGACGGTCAGATGGGATTGTATGTTCCTTATTCAGCGGAGCAGAATGC is a genomic window containing:
- the traM gene encoding conjugative transposon protein TraM; the protein is MKDSEKIRVTENDLSQNSNGVNDHPKAQWERLKKPFIYFLMTAVCASCFYLIFKPKANNTIIEEDGFNTAIPQAKDGQLQSDKQKAYEQQLLEQKNEEKRNAVTTLSDYWNDQSDSNSNNNPSSVTARTRILQQSDQNAVNSYRNAQQTLSSFYGRDDQEVNNLRKEISRLKNEAMQNNTAPAGLGMNDQLELMEKSYQMAAKYLPTTSKQEELAPKEEVEIPTEKKIKLTLAKPAHPTIVSSLYREPADSAFIAGLNQNRFYDSQNDSENSVQTKNAIRGVVYETKTLVNESTLSIRLSEAIKVGRAEIPIGSLLIAVSKFQGGRLQLKISSIQSQGKIYPVEINVYDTDGQMGLYVPYSAEQNAVSDIVANMSQTSGTNIMMTQSAGQQIAADLSRGVVQGLSGYFQKRVRQLKVTVKAGHQVLLLPKNN
- the traJ gene encoding conjugative transposon protein TraJ; translation: MEPSNLHEVLRSVYEEMMPMCADMAAVAKGVAGLGALFYVALKVWQSLSRAESIDLFPMLRPFAIGICIMFFTTLVLGSFNGVMSPIVQGSHSMLENQVLDMNELQQKKDLLEREAMLRNPEMAYLISNEEFDKKLEELGWSPSDLVTMSGMYIEREMFAIKKDIRDGFREFLEILFQSAALVIDTIRTFFLIVLSILGPIAFAISVWDGFQTTLTQWLTRYVSVYLWLPVADIFSAILAKIQALILERDIEMLADPTFIPDTSNTVYIIYMVIGIIGYFTVPTVTGWVIQAGGAGNFMRNVNQTATKSGNVAGAAVGSATGNISGRLLK
- a CDS encoding DUF4141 domain-containing protein → MVAFFAAITYTKAQFVVTDPANLASGILNSANEIVQTSSTVSNVVKNFNEVKKVYEQGKEYYDQLKAINNLVKDARKVQQTVLLVGDVSEMYVNNFGKMLNDPNFNAQELASIANGYSALLTESTELLKELKEIITSNGLSLNDKERMDVVDRVYKEVKAYHNLVRYYTNKNISVSYLRAKKQNNTQRVLDLYGTSNQKYW
- the traK gene encoding conjugative transposon protein TraK, producing MEFKTLRNIESSFKQIRLFTFVFAVLCFGVVGVVVFKSYQFAEKQRQKIYVLDNGKSLMVALSQDMSINRPVEAREHVRRFHELFFTIAPDKNAIESNVKRAFNLADQSAFNYYKDLQEKGYYNRIISGNIQQRVEVDSVVANFDTYPYDVKTYARQFIIRSSNLTIRNLVTNCSLVNSVRSDSNPQGFIIEKFNVLENRDVETVER
- a CDS encoding TraG family conjugative transposon ATPase; the protein is MRNSSKAATLESKFPLLAIENDCIISKDADVTICFKVRLPELFTVASAEYEAIHSVWFKVIKTLPDFTIVHKQDWFIKENYNPDLSKDDQSFLSKSFERHFNERPFLNHYCYLFITKTSKERMRMQSNFSSLCKGKLIPKEIKDKEIIGRFLEAVDQLERIMNDSGYIHLERMTEDEIAGTSERSGLLEQYLTLSRETHPSLQDIKLGSEEMRIGNNRISMHTLSDTEDLPGTVSSHSRYEKLSTDRSDCLLSFASPVGLLLSCNHIYNQYLFIDNSDENLRQFEKSARNMHSLARYSRANQINKEWIEKYLNEAHSFGLQSIRAHFNVMSWSDNSAELKQLKNDTGSALALMECRPRHNTTDTATLYWAGIPGNAGDFPSEESFYTFIEPALCFFTEETNYQDSPSPFGIKMADRLTGKPIHLDISDLPMKQGIITNRNKFILGPSGSGKSFFTNHMVRQYYEQGAHVLLVDTGNSYQGLCELIKGKTKGEDGVYFTYTEDNPIAFNPFYTDDGVFDIEKRESIKTLILTLWKRDDEPPTRSEEVALSNAVSGYIERIKTDDQHPSFNGFYEYVKDDYQKVLEQKKVREKDFDIANFLNVLEPYYRGGEYDYLLNSEKQLDLLSKRFIVFEIDAIKDHKILFPIVTIIIMEVFINKMRRLKGVRKLILIEEAWKAIAKEGMAEYIKYLFKTVRKFFGEAIVVTQEVDDIIQSPIVKESIINNSDCKILLDQRKYMNKFDDIQAMLGLTDKEKSQVLSINMNNDPRRLYKEVWIGLGGTHSAVYATEVSTEEYLAYTTEETEKMEVMNLASELDGNVEHAIKRISLSRIKSNRKDN
- a CDS encoding DUF4133 domain-containing protein — encoded protein: MNIYYINKGIGRTVEFKGLKAQYLFIFSGGLLGILICVMVMYMAGVNTYLCLILGGVSSGLLTGQTFALNRKYGEHGLMKMGAQKKHPKYIISRKSIYRYLKSNRKRTDV